A stretch of Episyrphus balteatus chromosome 2, idEpiBalt1.1, whole genome shotgun sequence DNA encodes these proteins:
- the LOC129912298 gene encoding protein Vago isoform X2: protein MMNGKYRTSDYLPVYLFCLVAVIADCAVCGSPLQNQNLYEELKCRDEKTNRALYVGEVFYRRGQCIRVQCLGNLEIWEDRCQIPRLEGNCSEIPPANEFLDYPKCCPQYSCKLFLKDNGNTEETRIYDQYGNRKSTYITQVFTRRMENGIVAGGPIRTKLKV, encoded by the exons ATGATGAATGGAAAATACAGAACTTCAGACTATTTGCCAGTTTACCTTTTTTGCCTAGTGGCAGTAATTGCTGATTGTGCTGTGTGTGGATCACCTTtgcaaaatcaaaatt TATACGAAGAGCTGAAATGTAGAGATGAAAAAACAAATCGTGCTTTGTATGTTGGCGAAGTGTTCTACCGCCGTGGACAATGTATAAGGGTGCAGTGTTTAGGAAATCTGGAAATATGGGAAGACAG ATGTCAAATACCAAGATTGGAAGGAAATTGCTCAGAAATACCACCAGCTAATGAATTCCTCGATTATCCAAAGTGCTGTCCACAATATTCGTGCAAATTGTTCTTAAAAGACAATGGAAATACCGAAGAGACACGAATTTATGATCAGTACGGAAACAGGAAAAGTACTTATATTACCCAAGTATTCACACGACGAATGGAAAATGGAATTGTTGCGGGTGGTCCCATTAGAACAAAgttaaaagtataa
- the LOC129912298 gene encoding protein Vago isoform X1: MMNGKYRTSDYLPVYLFCLVAVIADCAVCGSPLQNQNSVYEELKCRDEKTNRALYVGEVFYRRGQCIRVQCLGNLEIWEDRCQIPRLEGNCSEIPPANEFLDYPKCCPQYSCKLFLKDNGNTEETRIYDQYGNRKSTYITQVFTRRMENGIVAGGPIRTKLKV; this comes from the exons ATGATGAATGGAAAATACAGAACTTCAGACTATTTGCCAGTTTACCTTTTTTGCCTAGTGGCAGTAATTGCTGATTGTGCTGTGTGTGGATCACCTTtgcaaaatcaaaatt CAGTATACGAAGAGCTGAAATGTAGAGATGAAAAAACAAATCGTGCTTTGTATGTTGGCGAAGTGTTCTACCGCCGTGGACAATGTATAAGGGTGCAGTGTTTAGGAAATCTGGAAATATGGGAAGACAG ATGTCAAATACCAAGATTGGAAGGAAATTGCTCAGAAATACCACCAGCTAATGAATTCCTCGATTATCCAAAGTGCTGTCCACAATATTCGTGCAAATTGTTCTTAAAAGACAATGGAAATACCGAAGAGACACGAATTTATGATCAGTACGGAAACAGGAAAAGTACTTATATTACCCAAGTATTCACACGACGAATGGAAAATGGAATTGTTGCGGGTGGTCCCATTAGAACAAAgttaaaagtataa